In Marinobacter qingdaonensis, the genomic stretch TGCAACCAGCGTTTTCGGGATTTCTTTGAAACCTCTCAGTTGGCCAGTCTCAGCGGCATCAAGTTCGAAACGCTGCTGCGTATGACCGTCAACATGGGCATTGTCGAACTGGAAGACAATTCCGAAGCCGGCAAGGCGGAATTTATTCGCCAGCGACTCGAGCAGCACCGAAATCCGGGCAGCGGCGGCAGTGAGACCAAGTTGACCTCCGGGCGTTGGGTACGGTCCGTGGAAAGCAAAATTCCCAGCGGCGGCTCTGTGGTGTCATACACCGACATCACCGAACTGAAAACCAAGGAACAGGAAATACAACTTGCCAGGGAAAAGGCAGAAACCGCGAACACAACCAAGAGCGCCTTCTTAGCCACCGTCAGCCATGAGTTGCGCACTCCAATGAATGCCATTCTGGGGGTCATGAACCTTGTCCAGTCCAATAGCGATCTCTCCGACGAGAATAAACACCTGATGGAGACGGCCCAAAATTCGGCTGAACGTTTACTGCAACTGCTCAATGAATTGCTCGACATCTCCAAGATGGAGGCGGGCAAGCTGGAACTGGAGATGTCCCGATTCTCACTGGAAACCGTGATCCATCGCGTGGTGACCCTGGCTAAAACCCGGGCCGAAGAAAAACACCTGGTGCTGGATTACTGTATTGCGAAAGAGGCCAGTCTGTTTGTCGAGGGCGACCCGGGACGAATCCAGCAGATTCTTCTCAACCTGCTCGGCAATGCCATCAAGTTCACCAATGCTGGTCGGGTGGCTCTCAACGTTTCACTGGACGATCGCGACGCCAATACCGCCAGAATCCGTTTTATCGTGACCGATACCGGTGAAGGGTTCCCCGAAGAACAGGCAGGCCGACTGTTCAAACCCTTCTCCCAGCTTGATTCTTCGGCCTCTCGGAAGTACGAGGGCACCGGTCTTGGTCTTGCTATCTGTCATCGCTTGGTCACCTTGATGGGAGGCGACATCAGCGCTTCTTCGGTACCGGGGGAAGGCGCGACGTTTGAATTTGTCATACCCATGGCCATCAAACAGGACGAAGACGAGACACAGGCGACCCAAACGCCCCCGCGCTACCAACTGCCCAGCGATTGCGGCAAAGAGGCCGTCCGCGTCCTTCTGGCCGAGGACTCACCGGCCAACCAGGTGGTTTTCAAGGCCATGCTGCAAAAAACCGGCTATCAGGTGGACATCGTGGGCAATGGTAAAGAGGCCGTTGAAGCGACTGAAAAATTCCCCTACGACGTTATTCTAATGGACATCTTCATGCCGGAACTGGACGGTATCGAGGCTACCAAGGAGATACGTGCCAATGGGCGCCAGGAAAACATCCCCATCATCGCGCTGACGGCAAACGCCATGCAAGGCGACAAGGAGCGATTCCTGGCAGCAGGCATGGACGATTACCTGCCAAAGCCGGTTAACCGGGCGGATCTGCTCAAGAAGCTTGAACGCTGGACTCTGGCCGACCTCCCCGGCAAGTGATTACTCGCCAGTCTGCTCCGGCAACTCGCGTTGCAAAATGCAATGCGAGTTGCCAGCAAAGGGACCGAAAGACCTCACTCAAATCCAATATCAGAAAAAAAACTTCATAAGAATTTGTTTTTATTATTATTTTCACCCTCCCACTGACAAGCGGAGTTGGCACGGTTTCTGAGTTATTTCTTGAAAGCCAACAACGGGCATTAATCCATGCGCTTCAATAACCTTGCCACTCGCTTCAAACAGCGACTGACCAAAAACCAGGATCGTAGACTACTGGCCAACATCGGCTGGTTGACCGTTGGGATGATGACGAATCGTGTCCTGCGCCTGCTCATCACCATTGTGGTGGCACGCACTCTGTCTCAAGCGGATTACGGTCTGATTGCCCTCATTTTCACCGCCCATGAAATGATTGGCCTATTTCTTCAGCGCTGCACCTCGGTGAAGCTGATTCAGGCAGCCGAAAACGAACTGCCCCATCTGTGCGAGGCGACCTCGTCACTGAATTGGGTCCTGGGCGCGAGCCTGTTCCTGATCCAGTGCGCAACCGGTTGGCTATTAAGCCAGGCTTATCAGGCGCCGGAACTGTTTTTGCCCCTGTGTGCGCTAGGGCTCACATACCTGCAGTTACCCACCGCGATGGTACAGGCCGCACTGAATTTTCGGGCGGGTAAATTGCGCCTGATGGCCAAAATTGATGTAGGCCAGACCCTGGTTGACACATTGGGCATCTTGGCGCTGATTGTTGCAGGCGCTGGGATATGGGCGCTGGTCATCCCAAAGATTTTCACTCCACTGATCTGGATTATTGGCAACCGCAGGGTCTGTGGTTGGCGCCCGCCCGCGGTTTGGAGCTTCAATGGCTGGAGAACCATTGTGTCATACAGCAGTAGCCTGCTACTGATCGATGCCATGCAGGTGCTGCGGCAAAACGCAGATTATTTGCTGATCGGCTACTTTCTGGGTGTCGAAGCCCTCGGGCTCTATTTTTTTGCGTTTAACGCCGGCCTGGGTATCGCTACCTCGTTCTCCACTGCGATCAGCAGTGCACTTCTGCCACACCTCTGCGAGTCCGCCGAGCAGCAAGACATTCTGCGGGCGCGCTACCGGCGAGGGCTCAAGCTGACAGTGATACTTGTCGGTGGTCTGATGCTCGTGCAAACCAGCCTGGCACCGTTCTATGTGCCGGTGGTTTTTGGTCAGGACTGGGTTGAGCGAGGGAGCGTTGAACTGATCGTGCTGCTGTGTCTGGTGGCACTGCCCAAGAGCTTGATGGACGCGAGCAGTCAGTACCTGCGCGCGGAGGATCGGCCAGACACCGATCTTCAACTGCAAACGGTGCTCACGGTGTTGCTACTCGCAGGCTTCGGCGTGGCGGTCACTTTGGGCCTGAAAGCCGTGGCCGTGGCGACGGTGGTTTGCTACTACCTTTTCGCCGCCATCGTGATCAGCCGTTGTCTGCGCCTCACCAGGAAAGCGACTTCGGTCAGCGGCCCGCACACCAAGCCAGAAACTTCGCTTTCATCCTCGAACCACACTCGGCCTCAGCTGCCTGCACAGGCCAATGCCTGACCCCATGCCTTCGAATTATTTTGATGATGCTTTCGCATCGCCCGGCAATCACTGAATGTTCCCGATTGAAGTTCCGCGAAGCGCTGACAGTGGGAGCGCAACCTGCGTTTCGATAAGGGTTGTGGTAGCGCTGCCCTACTCCGATTGGCAATGACTCACACCAGCGGGCCATCCTCACGCTCCGCGTAACGCGGCAGTCCATCGGTGAACTCGTACCACTCGGCCGCCGAGGCGGCAAAAATGTGATACGCCGGCCGGGCATCGATTGCCGTGGTCAGGGTGCCGATGCGCAGACGCAACAGCTCCGGCTTCGAGTCCAACCGACTGTACAGGGGACTGCCGCACTCGCGGCAGAAGGCCCGCTGCTTTCCCGGTTTCGATTCAAACTCCTTCACCAGCGCCCGCCCGGCCACAAACCGGAAATGGGCGGCCTCGACGGGACTGTTGGTGGCGTGGGCCGAGCCCTGGGCACGGCGACACTGCGAGCAATGACACATGACGATCGGTCCGAGGGTGCCGTCGTATTCGTACTGGACCCCACCACACAGACAGCTGCCCTTAAGCATCGTTTCGGCCTCCTGGTATCGCGAGCTACACAAGTAACGCTGGCTTGATGACGCTATAGCCTAGCCCATCGCTGCCGCCTACTGCAGCAATCCGACCAGATACCCGGACAACGACTGGTACCGGTACTCCACCCGGGCGAAGGCGCTCGACGGCAGGTCCCCGAACTCTCGGCCACAGGCCTGGCTGCCGCTGTACGTCTTCAGATAGGCCTCACGGATGAGGTTCGGCTGGCCGTCAATGAAACCGGCGCCACCCAGGGCCGGATACAGCATCAACCATTCGAACGCGCCGTCGGAGTCCACGTTGTCCAGGCCGGCCGTGGCCAGGTCCAGGACGCCATAACGCAGCGGGCGGGACGTGCTCAGGCTGTCCTCTTCCCCCGGATAGCTGAATTCCCGGGCATCCAATTCCAGCGCCAGATCGACCAAGCCGGCGGGCAGCGGGGCATCGCTTGTGACGGTGAATGGCTGACGGGCGCTGACCGCCAGGGGCGCGTCTTTCGCCTCATCCATCAGGGCGCAGCCCTGGACTGTGGCATCGAAGACCAGGGACGCAACCGCACTGCCCTGCTCGCTCAGGCGGTAGCCCGGGAACTGATCGGCGGCGTTGCTGGTGTCCGGCACCAGGGTCCGGGTCAGCGTACCGCCGCCGGGCTGCGGCAGCTGCGCCACCAGCTCGGCCAACGCGCCCTCGGCCAGGGTCCAGCTGTAGGTGATTTCCGGGGTGCCGCCCAACTCGCTGGAGCCGGCGTAGACGTCGTTGTGCTGGTGACAGCTGGTGGTGGTCTCAAACCGGATCTGGCGGTTATCCCAATCGAATTCGAGACGCTCGTCCACGCCCTCAACGTCGTAATGGATCCGACTCTGGGATGACAGCGCGGCCGCCGGCAGCCATTGGGTCGGCAGTTCGGCCATGTAGCCATTCACGGAAATCAGCCGGGCCAGCTCCGGCATGGACGGCGCCAGACAGCCGTCGGCCGACACCGATTTCAGGCGCCCGGCTTCGGTGTAGTCGAAGGTCAGCTCGGCGGACAGATCCAGATCGGACAGGTTGGACGGCAGGGTCTGGGATCGCTCGGGCTGGGCATAGACTCGCTGGCTGGTGAGCAGGGTTGGATCACTCAGTTCCAGGGGCACGGTGGGCAGGGCCAGCGACTGAATGTCGACGTTGCGGTAGCGCCCGGACGCGGCGTCGTCGACCAGGGCGACCACGGTGTTGGCCTGGCGCACCAGAGAAATCCCCAGCAGTCTGACACCCTGGGGACTGAGATAGCGTTCGGTGCCGTCGCTGCCGCTGCGGCCCAGCAGATCGTTGTAGCCGTCAGGGATCTGACTGGCCATGAAGCGCACCAGCGCTCGGGCGTACGCGTGGGCCCGGTCATCCCCGGCCATGACGTAGTCGCGCACCAGGTTCAGCTCGCTCAGACTCTCGGCAAGGTCGTCGCCGGTGCCCGCCGGCAGCCCTACCAGACTGCGGTACCGGGCCAGCGTGGTCAGCGGGGTCACGTTCCGCACCCCGGGCGCCGCCGACATCAGGTAGGCCCGGGCGACCGGCACGTCCCCGGACGGGGTTTCTTCCAGGGTCTTGCCCGGCAGGGCCAGGGCGATGAGCGGGAAGTCCCTGGGATCGAGATCCGGGCCCACCGACGCAGGCACCGCCAGCTCGGCGGTGTCCAGGGCAAAGTTGCCGCCCGCACCGGTCATTGCCGTGGGCTCACCGGAAGCCAGCTCCACGGACGCCCCGTTGTCCAGGGTAACGGTCAGGGGGCCCGGCGTGTACTGGCCGTCACCGTCCATATCCAGCCAGACCCGGGCGTTGACCAGGTAACCGTCGATGACTTTGCCGGTGTAGGAGGCGGATTCACCGTAGGCGACGCCGTCAAAGTCCCGGCCGTCGACCGGCATGGTGTCGGATTCCTCACCGCAACCGGCGAGACCAAGGGCAAACAGGGAGGCAGAGAGGCTCAGCAGGGGTTTCATCGCGGCAACCGATTATCCTTGTTGGAGGTTGTGCCGCTACTTTAGGGGATGTGGAAACGGGAGACCTTGATAGGTTTGGCAATTTGTAAACTTTGGTAACCGGGCGGCCCGGCGGTAGGTCCGCCGGGCCGCCCAAGGCTCAGAACGAGCGCGCCACGATTTCCTTCATGATTTCGTTGGTGCCGGCGTAAATGCGCTGGACCCGGGAATCGGCCCAGGCGCGGGCGATGGGGTACTCCCACATGTAGCCGTAGCCACCGTGGAGCTGAACACACTCGTCCATCACCTTGCACTGCAGGTCGGTGGTGTGCTGCTTGAGCATGGCCGCGGTCGGCACGTCCAGTTTCTTGTCCAGATGCAGCTCCAGGCAGCGGTCGGTGAACACCCGGGCGGCGGTGATTTCCGCTTTCATTTCGGCCATCTTGAACCGGGTGTTCTGGAACGCGATCACCGGCTTGTCGAACGCCTTGCGTTCCTTGACGTAATCCAGGGTCCATTGCCAGGCGGCCTCGGCCGCGGCCACCGCCGTCAGTGCCACCTGCAGGCGTTCCGCCGGCAACTCCTGCATCAGCTGGAAGAAGCCCTGGCCTTCCAGGCTTCCCAGCAGATTGCCGGCCGGCACTTTCACGTCCTGGAAGAAGAGTTCCGAGGTGTCCTGGGCCTTCATGCCCACCTTGTTGAGGTTCTGACCCTTCTCGAAACCGTCCCAGGCCGACTCCACCAGCAGCAGGCTGGTGCCCTTGGCGCCTTCCTTGGGGTCGGTCTTGGCCACCACGATCACCAGGTCGGCCAACTGACCGTTGGTGATGAAGGTCTTGGAGCCGTTCAGCAGGTAATGGTCGCCCTGCTTCACGGCACTGGTCTTGACCCCCTGCAGGTCGGAACCGGCACCCGGCTCGGTCATGGCGATGGCGCCGATCATTTCGCCGGAGACCAGCTTGGGCAGATAATGCTGCTTCTGCTCTTCCGACCCGTAGTTCAGGATGTAGGGCGCCACGATGTCGGAATGCAGGCCCCAGCCAATGCCGCTCAAGCCGGACCGGGCCAGCTCCTCCATGACCACGGCACTGTAGCGGAAATCGGCGCCCACGCCGCCGTACTCCTCGGGCAAGGTGGGGCACAGGAACCCGAGTTCGCCGGCTTTGCGCCAGACCTCGCGGCTGACCTGGCCATCCTTTTCCCATTGCTCGTGGTAGGGCGCCGCCTCCTGCTCCAGGAACTTACGGACAGAATCGCGGAAGCCGTCGAGATCGGCGTCGAACAGAGTGCGTGGAATCATGATGAACCTCGGTGAGAGACCAGTGTTGTGTTTATCGTCTCTCAAGTCTCGGCCGGCGGGCGTCTGCGCTCAATGATGAAAACCATCAATCGGGCTGACCAAAATGATCGTCGGTCGCCGGCGGCTCAGTCCGGCAGCTTGGCCTGGACCCGACCCTCGCCCCAACGGGGCATCAGGTCCTGGTCGATACCCAGGTGGTCCAGCAGGCGGGCGACGATAAAATCCACCAGGTCTTCCACCGAGGCCGGCTTGTGATAGAAACCGGGACTGGCGGGCATGATCACCGCGCCCATGCGGGTGAGTTTCAGCATGTTTTCCAGATGGACTTCCGAGAACGGGGCTTCCCGGGGTACCAGAATGAGTTGCCTGCGCTCCTTCAGGGCCACGTCGCCGGCCCGTTCAATCAGGTTGTTGCTGGCACCCGTGGCCAGGGCCGACAGGGTGCCGGTGCTGCACGGACACACCACCAGCGGCGCTTTTTCCCCCGAGCCCGACGCCGGCGGTGCGAACCAGTCTTCCCGCCCGAACACCAACACCTGCCCCGGCTGCGCCTGGGCCCAGTCGGTCAGGGCGTCCTGCATGGCCGCCGGTGAACCCGGCAGTTTCAGATCGGTCTCGGTCGCCATGACCACCTGCGCGGCCCGACTGACCATGACCTGCACCCGGCAACCGGCGGCCACCAGGCACTGCAGCAGGCGGAGGCCATACTGGGCACCGGACGCGCCGGTGAACGCCAGGTTGATGGTGCGGGAATAGGATGCAGGTTCGCTCATGTTGGGGTCCTTGGGTCGGAAAGCATCAGGGGCTGGCTGAGCCAGGGCTGAATCGATCAGGGCTGAATACGTTCCAGTTCCGCGACGAGTTTACCGTGAATACCACCAAACCCGCCGTTGCTCATGATGACAATGTGGCAGGGGCTGGGCAGCTCGTCCAATGCCTGCCCTATCAGCGCTTCCACCGACGCCTCCACCCGGTGCTGGCCGGCGGTTCCGTTGGTGGCCTGCCAGCCGGCCACCAGCTCGGGCAACCAGTCCATGCCGTTGAGGTTGGCCCAGAGCACCCGGTCGGCGGCCGCAGCACTGGGCAGCAGGGTCTGCTGATGCACCCCCTGCTTCATGGTGTTCGAGCGCGGCTCGATCAGCGCCAGGATCGGCTCGTCACCGACCTGCGCCCGCAGCCCCTCCAGGGTGGTGGCGATGGCCGTGGGGTGATGGGCGAAATCGTCGTAGACCCGCACGCCACCGATGTCCGCCAGCAGTTCCATCCGTCGTTTCACCCCGGAGAACCGGCACAAAGCCGCCACCGCGTGGTCCGGGGTCACCCCGACGTGGCGGGCGGCGGCAATGGCCGCCAGGGCATTGCGGACATTGTGCAGGCCGGTCTGGGCCCAGGTCAGTGTCGCCACCGGTTGTTCGTGATGAATCACCATGAACCGGCTGCCGTCCTCGGCCAGCAGTTC encodes the following:
- a CDS encoding flavin prenyltransferase UbiX, with the translated sequence MSEPASYSRTINLAFTGASGAQYGLRLLQCLVAAGCRVQVMVSRAAQVVMATETDLKLPGSPAAMQDALTDWAQAQPGQVLVFGREDWFAPPASGSGEKAPLVVCPCSTGTLSALATGASNNLIERAGDVALKERRQLILVPREAPFSEVHLENMLKLTRMGAVIMPASPGFYHKPASVEDLVDFIVARLLDHLGIDQDLMPRWGEGRVQAKLPD
- a CDS encoding acyl-CoA dehydrogenase family protein, which gives rise to MIPRTLFDADLDGFRDSVRKFLEQEAAPYHEQWEKDGQVSREVWRKAGELGFLCPTLPEEYGGVGADFRYSAVVMEELARSGLSGIGWGLHSDIVAPYILNYGSEEQKQHYLPKLVSGEMIGAIAMTEPGAGSDLQGVKTSAVKQGDHYLLNGSKTFITNGQLADLVIVVAKTDPKEGAKGTSLLLVESAWDGFEKGQNLNKVGMKAQDTSELFFQDVKVPAGNLLGSLEGQGFFQLMQELPAERLQVALTAVAAAEAAWQWTLDYVKERKAFDKPVIAFQNTRFKMAEMKAEITAARVFTDRCLELHLDKKLDVPTAAMLKQHTTDLQCKVMDECVQLHGGYGYMWEYPIARAWADSRVQRIYAGTNEIMKEIVARSF
- a CDS encoding GFA family protein produces the protein MLKGSCLCGGVQYEYDGTLGPIVMCHCSQCRRAQGSAHATNSPVEAAHFRFVAGRALVKEFESKPGKQRAFCRECGSPLYSRLDSKPELLRLRIGTLTTAIDARPAYHIFAASAAEWYEFTDGLPRYAEREDGPLV
- a CDS encoding oligosaccharide flippase family protein, whose protein sequence is MRFNNLATRFKQRLTKNQDRRLLANIGWLTVGMMTNRVLRLLITIVVARTLSQADYGLIALIFTAHEMIGLFLQRCTSVKLIQAAENELPHLCEATSSLNWVLGASLFLIQCATGWLLSQAYQAPELFLPLCALGLTYLQLPTAMVQAALNFRAGKLRLMAKIDVGQTLVDTLGILALIVAGAGIWALVIPKIFTPLIWIIGNRRVCGWRPPAVWSFNGWRTIVSYSSSLLLIDAMQVLRQNADYLLIGYFLGVEALGLYFFAFNAGLGIATSFSTAISSALLPHLCESAEQQDILRARYRRGLKLTVILVGGLMLVQTSLAPFYVPVVFGQDWVERGSVELIVLLCLVALPKSLMDASSQYLRAEDRPDTDLQLQTVLTVLLLAGFGVAVTLGLKAVAVATVVCYYLFAAIVISRCLRLTRKATSVSGPHTKPETSLSSSNHTRPQLPAQANA